The genomic window ATGACCAGGACGTTGGTCAGCTTGGGCAGCTGGATATAGCGGAACACTGCCCACTTGGAAGCGCGGTCAATGCGCGCTGCCTGATAGTAAGCTTCCGGGATGGAGCGCAAACCGCTGTAGCAAAGCATCGCCACCAGAGGCGTCCAGTGCCACACATCCATCAGGATGATGGTAAACCAGGCATCACCGGCATTACGGGTAAGGTTGTAGTCAAGGCCGAGCTCGCTCAGGCTCCAGCCCATCAGACCAATGTCATTACGCGTGAAGATCTGCCAGATGCTGCCAACCACGTTCCATGGGATCAGCAAGGGTAGGGTAATCAGGATTAGCACGGCAGACGCCTGCCAGCCTTTCTTTGGCATCAACAGGGCAATGCCGATGCCCAACGGCACCTGAATGGCCAAAATGATCAGTGAAAACGCGACCTGCCGACCAAAGGCCGCATGCAGGGCCGGGTCGTTGAGCATGGTGCGGAACCACTCAGTACCGGTAAAGAAACTGGCATTGGGGCCGAGTACATCCTGCACAGAATAGTTCACTACCGTCATCAAGGGAATGATGGCGGAAAATGCCACCAGCACCAGCATTGGCAGTACCAGTAGCCAGGCGCGGTTATTTTGGACTTTATTATTCATGAGGTAACCTCCACCCGGTATTCGTCAACAAACAGCCCCAGCTGGTCGGGGTCAAAGGTGAGATAGATATCTTCCCCAAACGCTGGGTGACCTTCGGACAGGCGCGCCTTGAACGTCTGGCCGCCCAGCTCAAAGGTGACGATGGAATAGGTGCCCAGATCCTGCACCTGACGCATGCGCGCAGGCAGG from Halomonas sp. CH40 includes these protein-coding regions:
- a CDS encoding sugar ABC transporter permease — protein: MNNKVQNNRAWLLVLPMLVLVAFSAIIPLMTVVNYSVQDVLGPNASFFTGTEWFRTMLNDPALHAAFGRQVAFSLIILAIQVPLGIGIALLMPKKGWQASAVLILITLPLLIPWNVVGSIWQIFTRNDIGLMGWSLSELGLDYNLTRNAGDAWFTIILMDVWHWTPLVAMLCYSGLRSIPEAYYQAARIDRASKWAVFRYIQLPKLTNVLVIAVLLRFMHSFMIYAEPFVLTGGGPGSSTTFLSQSLTTMAIGQQDLGPSAAFSIIYFLVILLVSWVFYTTIMHMQKDKNSQGGA